AAATCATTACTGAACTCATACTCAGTTTCTAAATTTTTTAGAAAAATATTCAATTCTGTTAACTTATTTCTTAAGTCGTCTGAATACCAAATATTAGACAAAACTGTAGTAGCTAATTTAACCATAAATTCATGGTAAATATCTATACTTCCCAAAATAAATGACCAAGGCTTCTCTTTTTCTTTAGTAGAAACTTTTAGTAAGCTTGTTATGTTAATTACTTGTTCATAAGCATGTAATCTTCGTTCTGTTACTTTTTCAAAGTATTTTAATTTATAATCAGATTTCTGCAAAAGTCTTTGAAAATATGCAGTGAAAAATGAAGTAACTAATGAACTTGAAAGTATAGTTATTATTATTTCCTCTGTAGTCATTTAATTTAAAAATTATTTGTTGGTAGTGAAGTTAACAGAAATTAAGTTGAGATTCAAACTGGATAGAGTTTTGAAAATTTTTAATAACCAAAAACCCCATTTTTTATTTGTTTTGTGTATATGTGTTAAGAATTGCTATTGATAGCCGATAACATCTTTTCTTACGGTCTTTCTCCATTTTCTTCCAAATTTTAAATCTAAAGTTTTAAAAATCCTTGTATTGTAATCAATTAAACATTCAGGTAGTCTTGCTTCGCAACCAAAATCATAATATTCAACACCATATTTTCTTTCAAATCTTTTATCTTTTTTAGTAGTAGCTATGGGGGCAATTCCACCCATTAAATAAAGTTTGGCTTTACCAGTTTTCCAATCTGATGATGCTTTCTTTTTATTCAGTTTACACTTAGCATTAACAACTATATGTTTAGGTCTTTTATAGTTTAGCCATTTAGATTTAAAGACAAATTCTTGGACATCATAATCTCCTGCAATTATAACTAAATGATATTCAGATTTTTTGTTTTTGGTAATAAATTTAAAATAACCTAAGCTATCTGCTTTAATAAAATCAGTACTACCTTTTTCAGAGATAACTATTTCTCCTACTGGTTTTTTGCGAGTGATAGAAGAAATAATTTTCCCTCTTATTGTATCGTTTGATTGTGAATGTCCTATAGTTATAAACGCTAGAAGACAAATTGTTAGCAGTATTGTTTTCTTTTTCATATTAATCTTCATCAAAAATTACGAATATCCACAATATCCCCATTTTGTAGTTTGTTTTGGGTGTCTATGGTAAAAATGGTTTCAGCAACGTACTCAGGAGTGTACAACTGGTCGTTTTCTTTTAAATCGATAAAGCGTTGTACGTTTTTAAAATCTTTTTCATCGGTACTTCTAATATCAGTTTGCATGTTGGTATCTACCACACCAGGGTAAATTGCATTGCATTTTACGCCATGTTCAAGCTCGTTTTGTTCCGCAGCAATGGTTTTGGTCATCATATCAATCGCAGCTTTAGACGTGCAGTAAATACTCCAACCTTCATACGGTTTTACCGCAGCTCCAGAAGAAATACTAATAATTTGTTTTTTACAGGTTAACTGTTGTGTGGCTTCAATAAACAAACTCGATAAAATAAGTGGAGTAGTGGTATTCAAATGAATACTTTTGGCAATATCTTCCGAAGGAATATTTTCTAGGTTCGCTATGGTACCGAGTCTTCCCGCATTATTCACCAAGGTAATCGATGAAACTTCCAATTTCTGAATTTCGTCTAATAACATTTTAAACGTGTTGTGTGTGGCTTTGGTATCAGATAAATCCACAGAAAGCTGTACCACATTTTCCAAATCGACAATGCTTCTGGATAGTGAGTATACTCTGTAATTTTCTTGTACGTATTTTTCGGCTAAGGCTTTACCGATTCCTTTACTTCCTCCGGTGATGATGATTATATTCATAGAGTAAAAATAGGGAAATATTGGTAGTTGTACTCTAAATTGTGAGATTTCTCCCTTCGGTCGAAATGACGAGTAACGTCATAGAGAGGAGTGATAACGACGTGGCTATCTTATAGTCGACATAAAGATTGCTTCACTATGTTCGCAATGACGGTTGTGAGTTGTCATTTCGAAGGAGGTAGGACTGATAAATCTTATAATAGAGTATTTGCAATTCTAAAAGATATTTGGAACTTCATTGAGTGAGATTTCTCCCTTCGGTCGAAATGACGTGTAACGTCATAGCGAGGAGTGATAACGACGTGGCTATCTTTTAGTGGATACAAAGATTGCTTCACTTTATTAGGTACTCGTACTTTTACGTTATGCAGATTTTGTCTTAACCTTCTGACAGTAGCGTCGTGTGTTATGGTACTTATAATGACGTTCGAGAGTTGTCATTTCGAACCAAGCGATAGCGGAGTGTGAGAAACCTTATAATCGAATATTTGTAACTCTAAATGGTATCTGTGACTTCATTGGATGAGATTCCTCTCTCGCGTTCGGAATGACAGGAAATATCATAGCAGGGAGTAGTAACAATTAAAGGCATTAGTTATGGATGTTGCTATTCTTTTCATATTAACGTCTTATATTATGACCTACAAGAAAATCTTTAAAAATCAAGACAGCAGTAGTGGGCGTAAGATAAAAAGCTGTTTGAGCGATAGCGAAATCGTTAGATTCATGAGTTCTTTGATAAAAAATAAAGATAACACGAACAATTCTTTTTATCAGTGGAAGGTGTCGTAGTATTTTCTCAAGATTTTATGGGAAGTCTTGATTTTTGTTTCTTTTTATCAAGAAAAAGAATATCAACAATACTTTTTACATTATGTAGATTTTGTCTTAACCTTCAGACAGTAGTGTCTAAAGTCATAGGATAGTACTGTCTGATGTCAACGGACAGTAGTGTCGTGTGTTATGGTACTTATAATGACGTTCGAGAGTTGTCATTTCTAAGAAGGTACAACTGAGAAACCATAAGATTCAACAGAGTTACATCTTAATAATAGAGTGTTTGTGACTCTAAAGAGTAATTGGAACTTCATTGAGTGAGATTCCTCTCTTGCGTTCGGAATGACGAATAGATTAGTTTATTTGAAGAATTCTTTTGAATTTTCCCAATGAACATCCATTTCAGCGAGGGTCATGTCAGAAAGTTGTTTGCCTTCTTTTTTGGCAGCTTCTTCTAAAAACTGAAAGCGATTGATGAATTTTTTGTTGGTTTTTTCCAAGGCGTTTTCAGGGTTTACTCCAATAAAACGCGCGTAGTTAATCATAGAGAATAAGACATCTCCAAATTCTTTTTCTATTTTCTCTTGATTGTTGTTTTTGATTTCGTCGTTCAATTCAGAAAGCTCTTCTTGAACCTTTTCCCACACTTGATGTGGTTCTTCCCAATCAAAACCAACGCCAGCAACTTTATCTTGAATACGATTGGCTTTTACTACCGCAGGTAAACTTTTAGGAACGCCTTCTAAAACCGATTTATTCCCTTCTTTTAGTTTGAGTTTTTCCCAGTTTTTCTTAACGTCTTCTTCACTTTCAACAACCACATCACCATAAATATGCGGATGACGGTCGATAAGTTTGTCTGAGATGGCGTTGGCAACGTCAGCAATGTCGAAAGCTTGTTTTTCGCTACCTATTTTAGCATAAAAGACGATGTGCAAAAGCACATCGCCTAATTCTTTTTTTATTTCTTGTAAATCGTTGTCTAAAATAGCATCTGCTAACTCGTAGGTTTCTTCAATAGTTAAATGACGCAGACTTTGTAAGGTTTGTTTTTTATCCCAAGGGCACTTCTCACGAAGATCGTCCATGATGTCTAACAAACGATTAAAGGCGGCTAACTGTTGCTTACGAGTATTCACGATTTAAGCTTCTTCTGTAGTTGTTTCTTCAGCTTCTGCTAACGTGCTAAAGTCAAAATCACCTTTCGCTAAGATATTGTACCACTGAATTACTTTTTTAATGTTTGAAGCATATACACGCTCTTCATCAAATCCAGGTAATACTTCGCCAAAATAAGTAGTTAATTTATTAGCGCTTTCTTTGTGAGAAATAGCTTCTTTACCATCTTCTTTATCGGCAATATTTTTAAGTACTTGCGCTAAAGGTACTTCCTCTTCGTACGTGTAAATAGCGATATTTTCTAATAAGCTTACGTTATGAGTAGCAGTAATAGGAAAACGTTTACCGTCAACAATAGACTTTACGATAACTCCTGTTTTAGTTTGTGATAAGATTTCATACAAACCTGGCTTACCTGTTACAGCTATAATTTTGTTAAATTCCATGTCTTAATGTTTTTTAGTGTATAACTATTATCTCTTAGCATTAGGAAAACGCATGCGATATCCAGCGTTTACTTTCCCTTTAGAAATATTGTCTAATTTCTTTTTAATTAATCTCTTTTTTAAAGAAGAAAGTTTGTCGGTAAACAAAACTCCTTCAATATGATCATATTCATGTTGAAAAACACGAGCAGGCAATCCGCTTAAGGTTTCCGTGTGTTTTTCAAAATTCTCATCTTGGTATTCAATAGTAACTTTTTCTTGACGAAAAACATCCTCATTAATGGTAGGAATGCTTAAACATCCTTCATTAAAAGCCCATTCGTCACCTTCTTCTTTAACGATTTTCGCATTGATAAAAACACGATTAAAGTCTTTAAAGAAATTCTTCTCTTCTTCACTTAAATCTTCGTCTTCAGCAAAAGGAGAAGCATCAATAATAAACAAACGAATGTCTTTTCCTATTTGAGGAGCCGCTAAACCAAGTCCGTTAGCATTGTACATTGTTTCTCTCATATCGGCAATTAGTTTTTCTAACTGCGGATAATCTTTATCGATTTCTTTTCCTACTTTACGTAAAACGGGATCTCCGTATGCTACAATGGGTAAAATCATTTACTTTTTAATTTTAAGGAATGCAAAAATACAAAGAATGCTTTTGGTAGAAAATTATTTGTTGTATAAATACGACTGTAAGATGATTGTAGCACTTATTTCGTCTACTAAAGCTTTGTTTTGACGTTGTTTTTTCTTTAAACCGCTATCAATCATTGTTTGAAAAGCCATTTTAGAGGTAAAACGCTCATCTACACGTTTTATGGGGATAGAAGGAATAGCTTTTTCAAGCTTTTGAAGAAAAGGAGTTATGAGTACTTCACTTTCACTATCAGAATTATCCATCTGCTTTGGTTTTCCTACTAAAAAAAGTTCAACGTTTTCTTTTTGAGTATACTCTTTTAAAAATGCGATAAGTTCAGAGGTGTTTACAGTTGTTAAACCCGAAGCAATAATTTGAAGCTCATCGGTTACAGCAATTCCTGTTCTTTTTTTTCCAAAATCTATGGCTAATATCCTGCCCATTCTATAAGTTTTTGCAAAGGTAGCTAAATTAAACAAGGAAGAAATATCTGTTTAAAAAATGTATCTTCGCGGTATATTCTTGAAAGCAACTTTATTTTTGCTGAAAAATATTATTTAAAATGACAGAATTACAATCAATTATAGAAAAAGCGTGGGATAACCGCGATTTACTGAAGGAAGAAACTACGATTAATGCTATTAGAAAAGTAGTAGATTTATTAGATGCAGGAGATTTACGCGTTGCGGAACCAACGGACAATGGATGGCAGGTAAACGAATGGGTAAAGAAAGCAGTAGTGTTGTATTTTCCTATTCAAAAAATGGAAACGTTAGAGGCAGGTATTTTTGAATATCACGATAAAATTCCATTAAAAAGAGGTTATGAAGCAAAAGGAATTCGTGTAGTACCAAATGCTGTAGCTCGTCACGGAGCCTATATTTCAGCAGGAACTATTTTAATGCCTAGTTATGTAAATATTGGAGCGTATGTTGATGAAGGTACGATGGTCGATACTTGGGCAACTGTAGGTTCTTGTGCACAAATTGGTAAAAACGTACACTTATCTGGTGGAGTAGGAATTGGAGGGGTTTTAGAACCTTTACAAGCAGCACCGGTAATTATTGAAGATGGAGCTTTTATCGGTTCTCGTTGTATTGTTGTTGAAGGGGTTAGAGTAGAGAAGGAGGCTGTTTTAGGTGCGAATGTGGTATTAACTATGAGTACTAAAATTATTGATGTAACAGGTGATGAACCAGTTGAAATGAAAGGAGTAGTACCAGCACGTTCTGTAGTAATTCCTGGAAGTTACACGAAGAAGTTTGCTGCAGGTGAATATCAAGTTCCTTGTGCTTTAATTATTGGTAAACGTAAAGAGAGTACAAACAAGAAAACTTCGTTAAATGATGCTCTTAGAGAGTACGATGTAGCGGTTTAAGAAAACATAAATAGTATATAAAAAAGGGAAGATTTTTAAATCTTCCCTTTTTTATTGTTTTCATATAATTTTCTAAGTTTTGCATATTTCATATAAGAAAAAAAGGCTTGCATCATAGAAAATGTTATTCCGTCTAATCCGTGAAAAATACCTTTCTTAAGAATGTAACAACGTAAAAAAGACCACAGTCCATGCCCTATAGGGGTAAAGAAGTTTACTTTTTTGTTTTGTTCAAAATATTCTTCCGATTGCCAAGTAGTATATAAGTTATATTTTCCTATAATTTGATGAAAATCCTTCCAACCATAGTGTAATAAATGAAGTTTGGTTGTTTTTAAATTGGCGGCTTGTATGCTTTGATGAACTTTGGTGGTTGCAGGTTTAGCGGTTTGCTTGTTAAAAAACCTACAAGTATACGATGGGTACCATCCGGCAAAATCAATAGGTTGATCTTTTAAAAAGTTTTTACGTCTAAAATTATAAGCATCGTAAGGTTCATTTAAATACTTTCCGCTCTTAATAAATTCAAAACTATCTTCATCAAGGCGTTCATCAGCATCTAAGTTTAGAATCCAATCATTCTTACAAAATTGAAGCCCATGTACTCTTTGAGGTCCATCTCCTAAGAACTTTTGTAAATAAACTTTAGCTCCCATAGATTCTGCTATTTCAACAGTCTTGTCAGAACTAAAAGAATCAATTATAATTACTTCATCACATACGCTGTTTAAAGAAATAATACAATCTTTAATGTTTGCTTCTTCATTAAAAGTAATTACGAGACCACTTATATTCATGTGTAAATATTATTGTAGATTTGTGCGGTCAAAAATACAATTATTAAATGATTCCAAAAATTATACATTTCTGTTGGTATGGTAAAGGTGAGTATAATGAAACAATAAAAAAATGTATTGCTTCATGGGAGGAAAAACTACCTGATTATACCATAAAGAAATGGGATGAAACGAATACACCTTTTGATAAATTACCTTTTTTAAAAATGTTATACAAACAAAAAAAATGGTCGTTTATTACAGATTATGTTCGGTTGTATTCTATATATAAAGAAGGAGGGATTTATGTAGATACAGATATAGAAATGGTTACTACTTTTGACCATTTATTAAATGAAAAAGCGTTTGTTGGTTTTCAAGGAACATTAGAGTCTGAAAAGTATCCATTAAATTCTGCCGTTATTGGAGGAGAAAAAGGCAATGGTTTCATTTTAGATTGTATTAAAGCAACAGAAGAAAAACAACGCTTATATTTTAATGCAATGGGCGGTCCACCAATAGTATCGAAAGTATTGTTGAGTTACGGATTGAAAGAGTATAAAAAGCAGCATTTAAATGATGTTTTATTGTTGCCAACAGAATACTTTTTTCCTTTTGCGTGGAATGAAAAGTTTACACAAGAATGTATTAAACCAGAAACAGTATGTATTCACTGGTGGGAAGATTCTTGGGGAAATAAACAAAAAGGCTTTTCATATTTAGTTGATAGCCTTAAAAGAAAAGCAGTTAAATTACCCTTATTGATTAAGAATAGAATTAAATTCTTAATCAATAAGGGTAATTTTTATCATATTAATTCTTTGTAAAATCAGTACAACGATCAATTAGATGCTGAGTGTATTGTAGATGACTTGTAGGATTAGGAATTGGTTCTTCCCAATTTATTTCATCAAGTTTAATTAAGTTTAAGTTTTTTAACGAACTTAAATCAAGCCCAGAATCAAGATTAACCATGTTAAAGTGCTGTACAATTCCATCCAATCTTGATAAGTCAGAAGAATTATTTAACCCTCCCATGATAAAAATAACAGGAGTTCCCATTGCTAAACAAGGCAGCGCACAGTGAATTCTAGAGGTTATTACCAGTTTTGCTGAGGCAAATGTTTTTAACAAGCGCTCCGCTTCTTTAAACCTATCTTCAGAAGTAGTTCCTTTTTCTTTATAAAATGCAGTTTCAAACTTAGCATTGTTAACTATTTCTTCAGGAAATATAGATTTTAAATACTCTTTATGATCTTGAAGCTTAGGTAATTTAAACTTAATTAAATCACGGTAATAGTGTCTAGGAATTCTTTCGTAATAAGATTTCTTATCTAAGTTAAAAAGGACATCGAAAAATACAATATCATCT
The nucleotide sequence above comes from Tenacibaculum singaporense. Encoded proteins:
- a CDS encoding FEKKY domain-containing protein; protein product: MKKKTILLTICLLAFITIGHSQSNDTIRGKIISSITRKKPVGEIVISEKGSTDFIKADSLGYFKFITKNKKSEYHLVIIAGDYDVQEFVFKSKWLNYKRPKHIVVNAKCKLNKKKASSDWKTGKAKLYLMGGIAPIATTKKDKRFERKYGVEYYDFGCEARLPECLIDYNTRIFKTLDLKFGRKWRKTVRKDVIGYQ
- a CDS encoding (S)-benzoin forming benzil reductase; protein product: MNIIIITGGSKGIGKALAEKYVQENYRVYSLSRSIVDLENVVQLSVDLSDTKATHNTFKMLLDEIQKLEVSSITLVNNAGRLGTIANLENIPSEDIAKSIHLNTTTPLILSSLFIEATQQLTCKKQIISISSGAAVKPYEGWSIYCTSKAAIDMMTKTIAAEQNELEHGVKCNAIYPGVVDTNMQTDIRSTDEKDFKNVQRFIDLKENDQLYTPEYVAETIFTIDTQNKLQNGDIVDIRNF
- the mazG gene encoding nucleoside triphosphate pyrophosphohydrolase, which translates into the protein MNTRKQQLAAFNRLLDIMDDLREKCPWDKKQTLQSLRHLTIEETYELADAILDNDLQEIKKELGDVLLHIVFYAKIGSEKQAFDIADVANAISDKLIDRHPHIYGDVVVESEEDVKKNWEKLKLKEGNKSVLEGVPKSLPAVVKANRIQDKVAGVGFDWEEPHQVWEKVQEELSELNDEIKNNNQEKIEKEFGDVLFSMINYARFIGVNPENALEKTNKKFINRFQFLEEAAKKEGKQLSDMTLAEMDVHWENSKEFFK
- a CDS encoding DUF5606 family protein; protein product: MEFNKIIAVTGKPGLYEILSQTKTGVIVKSIVDGKRFPITATHNVSLLENIAIYTYEEEVPLAQVLKNIADKEDGKEAISHKESANKLTTYFGEVLPGFDEERVYASNIKKVIQWYNILAKGDFDFSTLAEAEETTTEEA
- the def gene encoding peptide deformylase; translation: MILPIVAYGDPVLRKVGKEIDKDYPQLEKLIADMRETMYNANGLGLAAPQIGKDIRLFIIDASPFAEDEDLSEEEKNFFKDFNRVFINAKIVKEEGDEWAFNEGCLSIPTINEDVFRQEKVTIEYQDENFEKHTETLSGLPARVFQHEYDHIEGVLFTDKLSSLKKRLIKKKLDNISKGKVNAGYRMRFPNAKR
- the ruvX gene encoding Holliday junction resolvase RuvX, coding for MGRILAIDFGKKRTGIAVTDELQIIASGLTTVNTSELIAFLKEYTQKENVELFLVGKPKQMDNSDSESEVLITPFLQKLEKAIPSIPIKRVDERFTSKMAFQTMIDSGLKKKQRQNKALVDEISATIILQSYLYNK
- a CDS encoding 2,3,4,5-tetrahydropyridine-2,6-dicarboxylate N-succinyltransferase, encoding MTELQSIIEKAWDNRDLLKEETTINAIRKVVDLLDAGDLRVAEPTDNGWQVNEWVKKAVVLYFPIQKMETLEAGIFEYHDKIPLKRGYEAKGIRVVPNAVARHGAYISAGTILMPSYVNIGAYVDEGTMVDTWATVGSCAQIGKNVHLSGGVGIGGVLEPLQAAPVIIEDGAFIGSRCIVVEGVRVEKEAVLGANVVLTMSTKIIDVTGDEPVEMKGVVPARSVVIPGSYTKKFAAGEYQVPCALIIGKRKESTNKKTSLNDALREYDVAV
- a CDS encoding glycosyltransferase family 2 protein gives rise to the protein MNISGLVITFNEEANIKDCIISLNSVCDEVIIIDSFSSDKTVEIAESMGAKVYLQKFLGDGPQRVHGLQFCKNDWILNLDADERLDEDSFEFIKSGKYLNEPYDAYNFRRKNFLKDQPIDFAGWYPSYTCRFFNKQTAKPATTKVHQSIQAANLKTTKLHLLHYGWKDFHQIIGKYNLYTTWQSEEYFEQNKKVNFFTPIGHGLWSFLRCYILKKGIFHGLDGITFSMMQAFFSYMKYAKLRKLYENNKKGKI
- a CDS encoding glycosyltransferase family 32 protein, yielding MIPKIIHFCWYGKGEYNETIKKCIASWEEKLPDYTIKKWDETNTPFDKLPFLKMLYKQKKWSFITDYVRLYSIYKEGGIYVDTDIEMVTTFDHLLNEKAFVGFQGTLESEKYPLNSAVIGGEKGNGFILDCIKATEEKQRLYFNAMGGPPIVSKVLLSYGLKEYKKQHLNDVLLLPTEYFFPFAWNEKFTQECIKPETVCIHWWEDSWGNKQKGFSYLVDSLKRKAVKLPLLIKNRIKFLINKGNFYHINSL
- a CDS encoding polysaccharide pyruvyl transferase family protein; translated protein: MSKNALLDYKATGGYFNIGDYVQSIAAKQYFSNIDLLLNREYLNDKNIEPCKLIMNGWFMYKTKNWPISPNIDPLFVSFHLNAHIADTLLSRQENITYLKQYEPIGCRDFYTVNILKKYGVDSYYSSCLTTTLPKIEVPKTDDIVFFDVLFNLDKKSYYERIPRHYYRDLIKFKLPKLQDHKEYLKSIFPEEIVNNAKFETAFYKEKGTTSEDRFKEAERLLKTFASAKLVITSRIHCALPCLAMGTPVIFIMGGLNNSSDLSRLDGIVQHFNMVNLDSGLDLSSLKNLNLIKLDEINWEEPIPNPTSHLQYTQHLIDRCTDFTKN